One genomic segment of Hydrocarboniclastica marina includes these proteins:
- a CDS encoding neutral/alkaline non-lysosomal ceramidase N-terminal domain-containing protein, giving the protein MGDAGWGKYEIAIRPSGYAMHGYGQITHRATSEGGPLFARSLFFRDKDGKTLIFCCLDLGYVTHAMRAGAVEQLASRMGSGFNAESFVLTCTHTHSGPGGCAHEVLYNLVTPGFQPEHLQAVVSAIVESVVQAWMTAEETELWLGSGCFDEHVPVAWNRSLRAWNRNPDVSPYREGENHKALDRRMQVLSLRRDGQVKALLSLFGVHATCLGSSLNQHNGDNKGYAAAETEARLGDGAVAIFAQAKAGDVSPHYHGPGQADRRKAIKGEAEYAYAESNGRKQSELALVIAASPAQDRINGPLDGVLTYVDFSNVHADPGFANGEPEARTSDPCHGVSFAAGTPVDGPGVAPALLPLLRLASRARRALKQGALSQRDAEERAYFRRLYRSQGPKDIFMELGRRQNGKRPRIPGFIDPLVAELNRQEKAGAIKESEMVPSVLPLQIVRLGSLALVCCPGEFTTTSGRRLIETVNTCLKGSGISQTLICTYCNEYMGYVTTYEEYQEQAYEGGHTLYGQWSLAAFQTRFAQLAAELPKAAADRNYDRATRPVPPPDHELSRRSGLPPWQ; this is encoded by the coding sequence ATGGGTGACGCGGGGTGGGGGAAGTACGAGATTGCGATCAGGCCGTCCGGCTACGCGATGCACGGCTACGGGCAGATCACTCATCGGGCGACGAGCGAAGGTGGTCCGCTGTTCGCTCGCAGCCTGTTCTTTCGCGATAAAGACGGCAAGACCCTGATCTTCTGCTGCCTGGACCTTGGCTACGTCACCCACGCCATGCGCGCTGGCGCTGTCGAGCAATTGGCTTCCCGGATGGGCTCGGGCTTTAACGCAGAGTCGTTTGTGCTCACCTGCACCCATACCCATTCCGGCCCCGGCGGTTGTGCCCATGAGGTGCTCTACAATCTGGTCACCCCCGGATTCCAGCCCGAGCACCTGCAGGCCGTGGTCAGTGCAATTGTAGAGTCGGTGGTTCAGGCATGGATGACCGCGGAAGAGACTGAACTCTGGTTGGGCTCCGGTTGCTTTGATGAGCACGTGCCCGTGGCCTGGAATCGCTCGCTCAGAGCCTGGAATCGCAACCCCGACGTCAGTCCTTACCGCGAGGGCGAAAACCACAAAGCCCTGGACCGGCGAATGCAGGTGCTGAGTCTGCGCCGGGACGGGCAGGTGAAGGCGCTGTTGTCTCTGTTCGGCGTACACGCCACCTGCCTGGGCAGTTCGCTCAACCAGCACAATGGTGACAATAAAGGCTACGCCGCGGCCGAAACCGAAGCCCGGCTCGGCGACGGTGCGGTTGCGATCTTTGCCCAGGCTAAGGCGGGAGATGTCTCACCGCACTACCACGGCCCAGGCCAGGCCGACCGCCGCAAGGCGATAAAGGGTGAGGCGGAATACGCGTACGCCGAGTCCAACGGCCGCAAACAGAGTGAGCTCGCGCTGGTGATCGCGGCATCCCCAGCGCAGGACAGAATCAACGGACCATTGGACGGTGTGCTGACCTACGTCGATTTCAGCAATGTCCATGCTGACCCCGGATTCGCCAACGGCGAACCCGAAGCCCGGACCAGCGACCCCTGCCACGGCGTTTCGTTCGCAGCGGGGACGCCGGTGGATGGGCCCGGTGTCGCGCCGGCGCTGCTGCCGCTGTTGCGGCTGGCGAGCCGAGCGCGCCGCGCCCTTAAGCAGGGTGCTCTGTCGCAGCGTGACGCTGAGGAGCGTGCATACTTCCGCCGGCTCTACCGCTCACAGGGCCCCAAGGACATCTTCATGGAGTTGGGTCGGCGACAGAATGGCAAGCGCCCCCGCATCCCCGGCTTTATTGACCCGCTGGTGGCGGAACTGAACCGTCAGGAGAAGGCAGGGGCCATCAAGGAAAGCGAAATGGTCCCGTCAGTGTTGCCGCTGCAAATTGTCCGGCTGGGAAGCCTGGCACTGGTCTGCTGTCCCGGCGAGTTCACAACGACGTCCGGCAGACGCCTCATCGAGACCGTAAACACCTGCCTGAAGGGCTCCGGTATCAGCCAGACGTTGATCTGCACCTACTGCAACGAGTACATGGGCTACGTCACCACCTATGAGGAGTACCAGGAGCAGGCCTACGAGGGCGGACACACGCTCTATGGCCAGTGGAGCCTGGCCGCGTTCCAAACCCGTTTTGCCCAGCTGGCCGCAGAGCTGCCCAAAGCTGCTGCGGATCGCAACTACGACAGGGCGACCCGACCGGTGCCGCCACCGGACCATGAGCTTTCCCGGCGGTCCGGCTTACCGCCCTGGCAATAG
- a CDS encoding crotonase/enoyl-CoA hydratase family protein, whose translation MANSPVRTEENGHVCTIILDRPEKKNAVDRQTAELLREAFEHFEASDTLRVAVLWGGNGTFCAGADLTAMGDPQTRNVVDPEGKGHGPMGPSRMMLSKPVIAAVSGYAVAGGLELALLCDLRVAEQSAVFGVFCRRWGVPLVDGGTVRLPRIVGQSRALDMILTGRPVDADEAFQIGLANRIVPDGTARQAAEALAAQIAEFPQQCMKADRASTYRQWDLSLEDALQNEGRQGYPVIHEEALTGADRFAKGAGRHGQFEN comes from the coding sequence GTGGCTAACTCACCCGTACGCACTGAAGAAAACGGACACGTCTGCACAATCATTCTGGACCGGCCCGAAAAGAAAAACGCTGTGGACCGGCAAACCGCTGAACTCTTGCGGGAAGCTTTTGAGCACTTTGAAGCCAGCGATACGCTTAGAGTCGCGGTGCTCTGGGGTGGCAACGGCACTTTTTGTGCGGGCGCCGACCTCACTGCCATGGGCGACCCCCAGACCCGCAATGTCGTCGACCCCGAGGGCAAAGGGCATGGCCCGATGGGGCCCAGCCGGATGATGCTGAGCAAACCGGTGATCGCAGCGGTTTCCGGCTATGCCGTCGCCGGCGGCCTGGAACTGGCTCTGCTGTGCGACCTTCGCGTCGCGGAGCAGTCCGCGGTATTCGGTGTGTTCTGTCGGCGGTGGGGCGTGCCACTGGTGGATGGCGGCACCGTACGTCTGCCCCGTATTGTCGGCCAGTCCCGCGCCCTGGACATGATCCTGACTGGCCGCCCCGTCGACGCGGATGAGGCCTTTCAGATCGGGCTGGCCAACCGTATAGTCCCAGACGGAACCGCCCGGCAAGCCGCCGAAGCACTGGCCGCGCAGATTGCTGAGTTTCCCCAACAGTGCATGAAAGCCGATAGGGCGTCGACGTACCGCCAGTGGGACCTTTCACTGGAGGATGCCCTCCAGAACGAGGGCCGGCAGGGCTATCCCGTTATCCATGAGGAGGCGCTGACCGGAGCTGACCGATTTGCGAAAGGCGCGGGGCGGCATGGCCAGTTCGAGAACTAA